A portion of the Homo sapiens chromosome 16, GRCh38.p14 Primary Assembly genome contains these proteins:
- the TP53TG3D gene encoding TP53-target gene 3 protein isoform X1: MRASPCISQPAASWHPRPSALRPTAGSGPDTRTPGTVEDGSAPCPAFRSPAVSPCGEEPCCFQISPAEETLELGRLVSPGNCDTLSPRAAGFYACHVRSLIPCRSTKGRWPLTASAAGLSRLSQILCTPGVPLGPPGSLRGPYLGRASHGDFPTSVIKRRKRHSGRA; encoded by the exons ATGCGCGCCTCACCCTGCATCTCCCAGCCCGCAGCCAGCTGGCATCCTAGACCCTCTGCCCTGCGACCAACAGCCGGGAGCGGACCAGACACCAGAACTCCCGGAACGGTTGAAGACGGTTCCGCTCCCTGTCCCGCCTTTCGCAGCCCAGCAGTTTCGCCCTGCGGAGAGGAGCCTTGCTGTTTCCAAATCTCTCCTGCTGAAGAGACATTGGAGCTAGGGCGGCTAGTTTCACCTGGTAATTGTGACACCCTGTCTCCTCGAGCTGCAGGCTTTTATGCTTGTCATGTTCGAAGTTTGATACCTTGCAGATCAACAAAGGGTCGGTGGCCTCTCACTGCCTCCGCGGCAGGGTTGTCAAG GCTGTCACAAATTCTCTGCACCCCAGGAGTGCCGCTTGGACCCCCGGGCTCGCTGCGTGGTCCATATCTAGGTCGGGCCTCTCACGGAGACTTTCCCACCAGTGTAATAAAGAGGAGAAAACGTCACAGCGGAAGGGCCTGA
- the TP53TG3D gene encoding TP53-target gene 3 protein isoform X2 has protein sequence MRASPCISQPAASWHPRPSALRPTAGSGPDTRTPGTVEDGSAPCPAFRSPAVSPCGEEPCCFQISPAEETLELGRLVSPGNCDTLSPRAAGFYACHVRSLIPCRSTKGRWPLTASAAGLSRHAQCGPSLGLG, from the exons ATGCGCGCCTCACCCTGCATCTCCCAGCCCGCAGCCAGCTGGCATCCTAGACCCTCTGCCCTGCGACCAACAGCCGGGAGCGGACCAGACACCAGAACTCCCGGAACGGTTGAAGACGGTTCCGCTCCCTGTCCCGCCTTTCGCAGCCCAGCAGTTTCGCCCTGCGGAGAGGAGCCTTGCTGTTTCCAAATCTCTCCTGCTGAAGAGACATTGGAGCTAGGGCGGCTAGTTTCACCTGGTAATTGTGACACCCTGTCTCCTCGAGCTGCAGGCTTTTATGCTTGTCATGTTCGAAGTTTGATACCTTGCAGATCAACAAAGGGTCGGTGGCCTCTCACTGCCTCCGCGGCAGGGTTGTCAAG ACATGCGCAGTGCGGCCCGTCCCTAGGGCTGGGTTAA
- the TP53TG3D gene encoding TP53-target gene 3 protein, producing MRASPCISQPAASWHPRPSALRPTAGSGPDTRTPGTVEDGSAPCPAFRSPAVSPCGEEPCCFQISPAEETLELGRLVSPGNCDTLSPRAAGFYACHVRSLIPCRSTKGRWPLTASAAGLSSFSG from the exons ATGCGCGCCTCACCCTGCATCTCCCAGCCCGCAGCCAGCTGGCATCCTAGACCCTCTGCCCTGCGACCAACAGCCGGGAGCGGACCAGACACCAGAACTCCCGGAACGGTTGAAGACGGTTCCGCTCCCTGTCCCGCCTTTCGCAGCCCAGCAGTTTCGCCCTGCGGAGAGGAGCCTTGCTGTTTCCAAATCTCTCCTGCTGAAGAGACATTGGAGCTAGGGCGGCTAGTTTCACCTGGTAATTGTGACACCCTGTCTCCTCGAGCTGCAGGCTTTTATGCTTGTCATGTTCGAAGTTTGATACCTTGCAGATCAACAAAGGGTCGGTGGCCTCTCACTGCCTCCGCGGCAGGGTTGTCAAG TTTTTCAGGTTAA